In the Arachis ipaensis cultivar K30076 chromosome B10, Araip1.1, whole genome shotgun sequence genome, one interval contains:
- the LOC107620700 gene encoding uncharacterized protein LOC107620700: MTSTTLTDPPPPSPTRTAALPSPKPPSLLFFSPLAPLHYPSPPLPCRPVPEQPSTAATAQDLRLTITNPNPSPLASSSPPLPYNPPSAPNLHCGATLPPPNCRRAASQCRHITTTAIPLISYSTPLPTRMPDPKSKEKGKATTGKRKKGESSTSILDILHDDSWREKNFNPQEKADQLLPATDPAKFTNRYCELKVHVRGTLPFPYLITQLGRRAEVPWELADEKPTTVDCKKIIPHIRKFQALGYRPSFLTASAKAATSSAAPSSTIAPATTTIQPADPEIPLQTEPPLQQAYPPKLIQTA; encoded by the exons atgACAT CCACCACCCTCACCGACCCGCCACCACCATCGCCAACCAGGACCGCCGCCCTACCATCGCCGAAACCCCcctcccttctcttcttctccccaCTTGCTCCACTCCACTACCCTTCTCCCCCACTGCCGTGCCGCCCCGTCCCTGAGCAGCCTAGCACCGCCGCCACCGCCCAGGACCTCCGGCTGACCATCACCAACCCCAACCCTTCCCCCCTCGCCTCTTCTTCTCCTCCCCTCCCCTATAACCCCCCTTCAGCCCCAAACCTCCACTGCGGCGCCACCCTGCCTCCACCGAACTGCCGCCGTGCCGCCTCCCAGTGCCGACACATCACCACCACCGCCATCCCTCTGATTTCATACTCTACACCTCTGCCCACCAG gatgccTGACCCTAAAAGTAAAGAAAAGGGtaaagcaaccactggcaaaaggaaaaaaGGGGAATCCTCTACCTCTATATTGGATATCCTTCATGACGAttcctggcgggagaagaactttaacccgcaggaaaaggccgatCAGCTACTGCCTGCCACAGACCCagcaaagtttaccaacagatactgtgagctaaa agtccatgtcagaggcaccctcccatTTCCATATTTGATCACTCAgttgggccgccgagctgaggtgccctgggagctAGCAGATGAGAAGCCCACCACCgtcgactgcaagaagatcatccctcacaTTAGGAAGTTTcaagctttgggctacagaccttcaTTTCTCACTGCCTCTGCTAAAGCAGCCACATCTTCCGCTGCCCCTTCATCTACTATtgcaccagccaccaccaca ATACAGCCGGCGGATCCAGAGATCCCTCTGCAGACAGAGCCTCCACTTCAGCAGGCATACCCTCCGAAACTCATACAGACTGCATAG